Genomic segment of candidate division WOR-3 bacterium:
AATTAGGGTTACTGAAGCACAAGGTTTTGATGCCCTTAAAGAATGTGAACTTTTAATTGCAATGCAACCAGCAAAGGTAGAAAGGGAGCGAGAGGTCATCTCCACCCTAATTGATGTTGACCAGCCGTTGAGTTCCACTTCTTTTAGAAGGGAGGATGCATACGCCGTAATTATTGGCATCTCTGATTATCGGTCAGGAAAGATTCCGAAGGTAAAATATGCCAAACGGGATGCTGAGACAATAAGGGATTATTTGATAAATGTCTGTGGCATTCCAAATGAAAATATTATGATGCTTACGGATGAGAAGGCTGCTTTAAGCGACCTGACTGCCTACATTGAAGAATGGCTTGCCCGCAATGTCACTAAAAATTCCTTTGTCTTTGTCTATTTTGCCGGTCATGGGACACCAAATCCAGAAAAAGGTGATGCGTATTTGGTGCCTTACGATGGCGAGCCGGGATTTATTTCAAAGTTATATCCATTATCAAGGTTTTATGGCGCCTTAGAGAAACTGCCAAGCGACAACATTGTCGTTGCATTGGATGCCTGTTTTTCTGGTGCGGGTGGCAGGTCAGTGATAGAAGAGGGCAAGAGGCCTTTGGTGCCCGTAAAAATTCCCGAGACATTGAAAAAAGTAGCAGTAATCACTGCTTCTGATGCCAGTGAAATCAGTCAGGATTTAGATTCCAAGAGACATGGATTGTTCACTTACTATTTCTTAAAAGGTCTGCGTGGCGAAGCCGATGCCAATGGCGACAACTGGATAACCCTTGGCGAACTCTACAACTACTGCCAGCCCAAAATCTTGCAGGAGTCCAGAAGATTGGGCTATACCCAGACTCCGAAGGTCTTTCCCGAGCCATTAGGTACAAAGGCAAACCTGAAGGTCGGCAAGGTTAAATGAGATTCCGAAACGAGCCTTAAATAAATTCATACCGGACTTCGGAATGGCGAAGTATGAAATTAACCATTCCACAAATTCGCATTTTTGCACAGGTAAGTGGCAAAAAAATCCCCACTTGATTTTAGATAGTTCTTGAGTAAAATGTAGATGGATATGAAATACATCTCTTTTTCTCTCCTTCTGACTGTTGC
This window contains:
- a CDS encoding caspase family protein; its protein translation is MRCFTVLRGDAHHKLGNKNLAFEDWRKANQLHSGYPVSLYAREIIGIGKISYKKPPATVFNIPPRLVFNYTINDENGDRILSGGEKISLKVVVKNHGEGTAQGVKVILSGESKALNYWGREKFIGDIPAGAEKMAVFEAVLPYKIEPDNANLIIRVTEAQGFDALKECELLIAMQPAKVEREREVISTLIDVDQPLSSTSFRREDAYAVIIGISDYRSGKIPKVKYAKRDAETIRDYLINVCGIPNENIMMLTDEKAALSDLTAYIEEWLARNVTKNSFVFVYFAGHGTPNPEKGDAYLVPYDGEPGFISKLYPLSRFYGALEKLPSDNIVVALDACFSGAGGRSVIEEGKRPLVPVKIPETLKKVAVITASDASEISQDLDSKRHGLFTYYFLKGLRGEADANGDNWITLGELYNYCQPKILQESRRLGYTQTPKVFPEPLGTKANLKVGKVK